From one Marmota flaviventris isolate mMarFla1 chromosome 1, mMarFla1.hap1, whole genome shotgun sequence genomic stretch:
- the Crb3 gene encoding protein crumbs homolog 3 — MATPALGLLLALGLPLLPALLGRAWGQAPTALNTSENGTVTPSVPSHSGGLSQEAITAIIVVFSILAALLLAVGLVLLVRKLREKRQTEGTYRPSSEEQFSHAAEAQAPQDSKEKVRGCLPI; from the exons ATGGCGACCCCAGCCCTGGGGCTGCTCTTGGCGCTCGGCCTGCCGCTGCTGCCGGCCCTGTTGGGCCGAGCCTGGGGGCAAG cccccacagcacTGAACACTTCGGAGAATGGCACTGTCACGCCCTCTGTCCCCAGCCACAGTGGGGGTCTG TCTCAGGAGGCCATTACTGCTATCATCGTGGTTTTCTCCATCTTGGCTGCCTTGCTCCTGGCCGTGGGGCTGGTGCTATTGGTACGGAAACTTCGGGAGAAGCGGCAGACAGAGGGCACCTACCGGCCCAGCAGCGAGGAGCAG TTCTCTCACGCAGCGGAGGCCCAAGCCCCCCAGGACTCCAAGGAGAAGGTGCGGGGCTGCCTGCCCATCTAg